From a region of the Halanaerobium hydrogeniformans genome:
- a CDS encoding biotin/lipoyl-containing protein, whose amino-acid sequence MKKFRVEVDGEEFIVNIEEIADESGAIESSASQNTVQSASTKSKTVSKSTGSIKSQSKKSKQSKDELPLDRISSNGDIIAPMPGSILEVDVTKGDSVKKGDLLMVLEAMKMENEITSPKAGLVKEIHVRAGDSVDAEDLLLVLE is encoded by the coding sequence ATGAAAAAATTTAGAGTTGAGGTAGATGGAGAAGAATTTATTGTTAACATAGAAGAAATTGCAGATGAAAGTGGAGCTATCGAAAGTTCTGCTTCCCAAAACACTGTTCAGTCTGCTTCTACTAAAAGTAAAACTGTTTCAAAGAGTACTGGCTCGATTAAGAGTCAAAGTAAAAAGTCAAAACAATCTAAAGATGAGCTTCCTTTAGATAGGATATCTTCTAATGGTGATATTATTGCACCTATGCCTGGTAGTATACTTGAAGTAGATGTAACTAAAGGTGATAGTGTAAAGAAAGGTGATCTTTTAATGGTTTTAGAAGCTATGAAAATGGAAAATGAGATCACTTCACCTAAAGCTGGCCTTGTAAAAGAAATCCATGTTAGAGCTGGAGACAGTGTAGATGCAGAAGATTTACTGCTGGTACTTGAGTAG
- a CDS encoding OadG family protein, with the protein MENFAFGLELLIIGLGTVFLSLYLLSVFLYFSGKILGPKEMRKKVPLKEQRENNEPELDGLRRKKAAAITAAVYQMLSDKKSYRIISIKKRNQNWKR; encoded by the coding sequence ATGGAAAACTTTGCGTTCGGTCTTGAACTTTTGATAATAGGTCTGGGAACAGTTTTTCTTTCCCTTTATTTACTCTCAGTTTTTCTATATTTTAGTGGAAAAATACTTGGGCCCAAAGAAATGCGAAAAAAGGTTCCATTAAAAGAGCAAAGGGAAAATAACGAGCCTGAATTGGATGGATTGCGCAGAAAAAAAGCAGCTGCAATTACCGCAGCAGTATATCAAATGCTCTCAGATAAGAAAAGTTATAGGATAATATCTATTAAAAAAAGAAATCAAAACTGGAAAAGATAG
- a CDS encoding acyl-CoA carboxylase subunit beta, with amino-acid sequence MTVEDKENSLENKKEKIRLGGGKERIEKQHAKGKKTARERLDYLLDDGSFNELNMFMENRSTSLGMDEKDVPGEGVVVGYGTIDNRLVYVYAQDFTVMGGSVGEAHSQKIQAVMDLALKNGAPIIGLNDSGGARINEGIDALNGYGEIFYRNTKASGVVPQISAILGPCAGGAVYSPAITDFIFMVDKTSKMFITGPGVIKSVTGEEVTAEDLGGAETHNKLSGVAHFMEDNEEAALDKIRLLLSYIPDNYKEEAEVFATDDDPARSTEELKEIVKEDAKKSYDVRDVIDILVDKGSFLEVQPYFAENAVIGFARLNGRSVGIVANQPKHLAGCLDIDTSTKIARFIRFLDSFNIPIVSLVDVPGYMPGTEQEYGGVIRHGAKVLYAYSEATVPKITLIMRKAYGGAYIAMGSRSVRADLVYAWPIAEIAVMGPGGAANVIYRREIAAADDPEDLRQQKIDEYRNNFANPYISAKRGMINDVIEMEESRAKLINGLEMMINKHEDSTDKKHGNIPL; translated from the coding sequence ATGACAGTAGAAGACAAAGAAAATTCACTAGAAAATAAAAAAGAAAAGATAAGGCTTGGTGGAGGAAAAGAAAGAATTGAAAAGCAGCATGCTAAAGGCAAAAAAACGGCCAGAGAAAGACTGGATTATTTGCTTGATGATGGTTCTTTTAACGAATTAAATATGTTTATGGAAAATCGTAGTACCTCTCTGGGAATGGATGAAAAAGATGTTCCTGGTGAGGGTGTAGTAGTTGGTTATGGAACAATAGATAATCGTCTTGTATATGTTTATGCCCAGGATTTTACAGTAATGGGTGGATCAGTTGGTGAGGCTCATTCGCAAAAAATACAGGCAGTAATGGACCTTGCCCTTAAAAATGGAGCTCCTATTATAGGGCTTAATGATTCAGGAGGCGCAAGAATTAACGAGGGAATAGATGCCTTAAATGGTTATGGAGAGATTTTTTATCGTAATACAAAGGCTTCTGGAGTTGTGCCACAGATTTCGGCGATTTTAGGTCCCTGTGCCGGAGGTGCTGTATATTCACCTGCTATCACAGATTTTATTTTTATGGTTGATAAAACAAGTAAAATGTTTATCACCGGTCCTGGAGTAATCAAATCTGTAACCGGTGAAGAAGTTACAGCTGAAGATCTTGGTGGTGCAGAAACCCACAATAAGCTGAGTGGTGTAGCTCATTTTATGGAAGATAATGAAGAAGCAGCTTTAGATAAAATTAGATTATTATTATCTTACATACCTGATAATTACAAAGAGGAAGCAGAAGTTTTTGCTACAGATGATGATCCGGCCCGCAGCACTGAAGAACTAAAAGAGATTGTTAAAGAAGATGCAAAAAAGTCATATGATGTTAGAGATGTAATTGATATTTTAGTTGACAAAGGAAGCTTTTTAGAAGTTCAACCTTATTTCGCTGAAAATGCAGTTATAGGATTTGCTAGACTAAATGGACGAAGTGTAGGTATAGTAGCCAATCAGCCCAAACATCTTGCTGGCTGCCTTGATATTGATACTTCTACTAAAATAGCAAGATTTATTCGTTTTTTAGACAGTTTTAATATTCCTATTGTATCATTGGTTGATGTTCCTGGCTATATGCCGGGTACTGAACAGGAATATGGTGGAGTTATCAGACATGGAGCTAAAGTTCTTTATGCTTATTCTGAGGCAACAGTGCCGAAAATAACTTTAATAATGAGAAAGGCATATGGTGGAGCCTATATTGCCATGGGAAGTCGTTCAGTTAGAGCTGACCTTGTTTATGCCTGGCCAATTGCAGAAATCGCTGTAATGGGACCTGGTGGAGCAGCTAATGTAATATATAGGAGAGAAATAGCTGCTGCAGATGATCCTGAAGACTTAAGACAGCAAAAGATTGATGAGTACCGTAATAATTTTGCTAATCCATATATTTCTGCTAAAAGAGGTATGATCAATGATGTTATCGAAATGGAAGAGAGTAGAGCAAAACTTATTAATGGACTTGAAATGATGATTAATAAACATGAAGATAGTACTGATAAAAAACATGGAAACATTCCTTTATAA
- the fdhD gene encoding formate dehydrogenase accessory sulfurtransferase FdhD codes for MSDFKSNNFNDTEKDIFKSRKIKEYKNKKFIEKKDLLIREIPLTIFIENYEILTLMRLKEKSKELITGYLAAEGIIQKASQIKEIEYKNKEKEVHLKLEVDFNIEKFRQRKVVLGSSCGSSFINIEGYELLPKTESTQIISAENILNLMKKFEEKSTYFYKTGGTHISALASSEKIIYSAEDIGRHNTVDKIIGESLLNELNLEDKIFLTSGRISSEMIIKIIRQKIPFLVSRSAPTEAALDLALDSNLTLIGFCRGQRMNIYSGAKRIVD; via the coding sequence ATGAGCGATTTTAAATCTAATAATTTTAATGATACAGAAAAAGATATTTTTAAAAGTAGAAAAATTAAAGAATATAAAAATAAAAAATTTATAGAAAAAAAAGATTTGTTGATTCGCGAAATCCCATTAACGATATTCATTGAAAACTATGAGATTTTAACATTAATGAGATTAAAAGAAAAAAGCAAAGAACTGATTACCGGATATTTAGCAGCAGAAGGAATAATTCAGAAGGCATCACAAATTAAAGAAATTGAATATAAAAATAAAGAAAAAGAAGTTCATTTAAAACTTGAAGTAGATTTTAATATTGAAAAATTCAGGCAAAGAAAGGTTGTTTTAGGTTCAAGTTGCGGTTCTAGCTTTATAAATATCGAAGGTTATGAGCTTTTACCGAAGACAGAGAGTACTCAAATTATTTCTGCTGAAAATATTTTAAATTTAATGAAAAAATTTGAAGAAAAATCTACTTATTTTTATAAAACCGGAGGAACTCACATATCTGCTCTAGCATCTTCAGAAAAAATAATCTATTCCGCTGAAGATATTGGCCGCCACAATACCGTTGATAAAATCATTGGAGAATCATTGCTTAATGAGCTTAACTTAGAAGATAAAATATTTTTAACTAGTGGTAGAATTTCTTCAGAGATGATTATAAAAATTATTAGACAGAAAATTCCTTTTTTGGTTTCGCGTTCTGCTCCAACTGAGGCTGCTTTAGATTTGGCGTTAGACAGCAACCTAACTTTAATTGGGTTTTGTCGGGGCCAGAGAATGAACATTTATAGTGGGGCAAAAAGAATTGTTGATTAA
- a CDS encoding ABC transporter ATP-binding protein has protein sequence MIIKLKNISKTYNGCIEAVKNVSFGVKEGEIFSLLGPSGCGKTTLLRLIAGLERPDKGVITLRGKTVVGENHYLSPDKRGIGMVFQDYALFPHLTVYQNVAFGFRSKEKSKKKNKILSTIELVGLSGMEKQYPAELSGGQQQRVALARSLVLDPLLVLLDEPFSNLDVNLRDKMRKEVTAIIKKSKATAIFVTHDQVEALTISDKIIVMNGGEIEQQGTPREIYQYPESNFVASFVGQSNILEGVIAESNNRIITEIGIVPCNHTHGKKAGDKVAVSIRPDSFELDQNGNITGVVENSSYKGTNIDVLISADTDKKNKKRQILVHVHPELQVEKGQRVSFKVLSDFTAVIN, from the coding sequence ATGATAATTAAATTAAAAAATATTTCCAAAACTTATAATGGCTGTATTGAAGCTGTAAAAAATGTTAGTTTTGGAGTTAAAGAAGGAGAAATATTTTCTCTTTTAGGGCCAAGTGGTTGTGGAAAAACTACTTTATTGCGATTGATTGCAGGTCTAGAAAGACCTGATAAGGGAGTAATTACTCTTAGGGGAAAGACAGTCGTAGGTGAAAATCACTATTTAAGTCCTGATAAAAGAGGTATTGGAATGGTTTTTCAAGATTATGCTCTTTTCCCTCATTTAACAGTTTATCAGAATGTGGCTTTTGGGTTTAGATCTAAAGAAAAATCTAAAAAGAAAAATAAAATCCTTTCAACCATAGAGCTTGTTGGCCTTTCAGGAATGGAAAAACAATATCCTGCTGAACTTTCTGGAGGTCAACAGCAGCGGGTAGCTTTAGCTAGATCTTTAGTGTTAGACCCTCTTCTTGTACTGCTTGATGAGCCATTTAGTAATCTTGATGTTAATTTAAGAGATAAAATGCGAAAAGAGGTAACTGCTATTATTAAAAAAAGTAAAGCAACAGCTATTTTTGTTACTCATGATCAGGTAGAAGCTTTAACTATATCTGATAAGATTATTGTAATGAATGGCGGAGAAATAGAGCAGCAGGGTACTCCCAGAGAAATTTATCAGTATCCTGAAAGTAATTTTGTTGCTTCTTTTGTTGGACAATCAAATATTTTAGAAGGAGTTATAGCAGAAAGTAATAATAGAATTATTACTGAGATTGGTATAGTCCCCTGTAACCATACTCATGGCAAAAAAGCGGGAGATAAGGTAGCAGTTTCGATTAGGCCTGATAGTTTTGAGCTTGACCAAAATGGAAATATTACAGGAGTTGTTGAAAACAGTTCTTATAAGGGTACAAATATTGATGTTTTAATTTCAGCGGATACAGATAAGAAAAATAAAAAACGACAGATTTTAGTTCATGTTCACCCTGAATTACAGGTAGAAAAAGGACAACGAGTAAGTTTTAAAGTTTTATCAGATTTTACGGCTGTTATCAACTGA
- a CDS encoding ABC transporter permease: protein MNTDVEKNNFKNLIQKIYWKGHEIWPFQASLFILIPVFLLTTAMSLPLIYLFIRAWGTENFLNLLLRERTFSVLLNTVKLAASVTLSSIVIAVPIAYLTVRTDLPGARIWTVLTMLPLVIPSLVGGFAFVAAFGYGGIVHNFLRNGLNIFYVPEIYGFRGAWLLLTLLSYPYVLLSVRGALQGMDSALEEAAQTMGKSPWKIFWKVVLPQLRPAIMAGGLMVALYTLSDFAAVSLLQFNSFTRAIYVQYQSSFNRHYASALALLLVLLTVIILSFEMWSRTKARYYKVGSGSRCVAKKIKLGKAKIPALIFLSVVVFFSLVLPTGVILYWLIRGLIHGEAFILRWQAALNSFYVSGLAAIVGVIVTVPLAILITRYKSKVTNLLEKMTYVAFALPGIVVALALVFFAANYAIGIYQTLPLLIFAYVILFLPQAMGPLRNSLLQLGPNIEDAASTLGSSKFRVLVKITLPLIKPGILSAVALVFLTAMKELPATLLLSPIGFRTLTTEIWNATSEAFYARAAGPALLLLIISSFSMWILFKQNE, encoded by the coding sequence ATGAATACTGATGTAGAAAAAAATAATTTCAAGAATTTAATCCAAAAAATATACTGGAAGGGCCATGAAATATGGCCTTTCCAGGCCTCTTTGTTTATATTAATTCCGGTTTTTTTATTAACAACTGCTATGTCTTTACCTTTGATTTATCTCTTTATAAGAGCCTGGGGTACAGAAAATTTTCTTAATCTATTATTAAGAGAAAGAACTTTTTCAGTGCTTTTGAATACTGTCAAACTGGCAGCTTCTGTAACTTTAAGCAGTATAGTAATTGCTGTTCCAATAGCTTATCTAACTGTAAGAACAGATTTACCTGGTGCCAGAATCTGGACTGTATTGACTATGCTGCCCCTTGTAATTCCTTCACTTGTTGGTGGTTTTGCTTTTGTAGCTGCTTTTGGGTATGGAGGAATTGTTCATAATTTTTTAAGAAATGGATTAAATATTTTTTATGTACCAGAAATTTATGGTTTTAGAGGAGCATGGCTTTTACTGACTTTGTTGAGCTATCCTTATGTACTATTATCTGTAAGAGGAGCTTTGCAGGGAATGGACTCCGCTTTAGAAGAAGCAGCCCAGACAATGGGCAAAAGTCCCTGGAAAATATTCTGGAAAGTTGTGCTACCTCAGTTAAGACCGGCTATAATGGCTGGGGGATTAATGGTGGCTCTTTATACTTTAAGTGATTTTGCTGCTGTTTCTCTTTTACAGTTCAACTCATTTACAAGGGCTATTTATGTTCAGTATCAGTCTTCATTTAATCGTCACTATGCTTCAGCTCTTGCTTTATTATTGGTTCTATTAACTGTGATAATTTTAAGTTTCGAAATGTGGAGCAGAACTAAAGCAAGATATTATAAAGTTGGAAGTGGGAGCAGATGTGTAGCTAAAAAAATAAAATTAGGTAAAGCTAAAATACCAGCTCTAATTTTCCTATCAGTAGTTGTGTTTTTTTCTTTAGTTTTACCAACAGGAGTTATTTTATACTGGTTAATTAGAGGCTTAATTCATGGAGAAGCCTTTATATTACGCTGGCAGGCTGCCCTAAATTCATTTTATGTTTCTGGACTAGCAGCTATTGTAGGCGTTATTGTAACAGTTCCACTGGCAATATTAATAACCCGTTATAAAAGTAAGGTTACTAATTTATTAGAAAAAATGACCTATGTAGCTTTCGCCCTGCCAGGGATAGTAGTTGCCTTAGCCTTAGTCTTTTTTGCTGCAAATTATGCAATTGGAATTTATCAGACTTTACCTTTATTAATTTTTGCCTATGTTATTTTATTTTTGCCTCAGGCAATGGGCCCACTGAGAAATTCATTGCTACAACTGGGACCGAACATTGAAGATGCAGCTTCAACCCTGGGGAGTTCTAAGTTTAGAGTTTTGGTTAAAATTACTTTACCACTTATTAAACCAGGAATTTTAAGTGCAGTTGCTTTAGTTTTTTTAACAGCTATGAAGGAACTACCTGCAACATTATTATTAAGTCCAATTGGTTTTAGAACTCTGACAACTGAAATCTGGAATGCAACTTCTGAAGCTTTTTATGCTAGAGCTGCTGGACCAGCTTTATTGCTTTTAATTATTTCTTCTTTTTCAATGTGGATTTTATTTAAGCAGAATGAATAG
- a CDS encoding iron ABC transporter substrate-binding protein, with translation MNLSKKILTVLTIAILFSSLTFTALGAEAAEITIYSGRSENLIGPVFEMFTEETGIEINVNYGGTAELAATILEEGQNSPADIFFAQDAGALGALADNDRLVELPEEYLNKVDSRLRSQEGLWLGTSGRARVVAYNTDYVDEAELPDTIWGFLDEEWQGRIGWAPTNGSFQAFVTALRVLEGEERAEEWLRGIVANQPREYRNNTTTVDAVGRGEVHIGFANHYYLFRFIAEQGEDFPVRHLYTENDAGAMINIAGIGVLDVARDNEAINSFLEFILREDVQEYFIKANSEYPVIEDLSIDDPLIVPLEEINAPDIDLSNLEDLEGTLDLLFDVGVL, from the coding sequence ATGAACCTTTCAAAAAAAATATTAACTGTCTTAACAATAGCCATTCTATTTTCTAGTCTTACTTTTACAGCTTTAGGGGCTGAAGCAGCAGAAATTACTATTTATTCTGGCAGATCAGAAAATTTAATCGGTCCTGTTTTCGAAATGTTTACAGAAGAAACAGGAATTGAGATAAATGTTAATTATGGTGGAACAGCAGAACTTGCTGCAACTATTTTAGAAGAAGGCCAGAACAGTCCTGCTGATATTTTCTTTGCTCAGGATGCGGGTGCCTTAGGTGCGCTGGCTGATAATGACAGACTGGTTGAATTGCCTGAAGAATATTTAAATAAAGTTGATTCTCGACTCCGATCTCAGGAAGGCCTCTGGCTAGGTACTTCTGGAAGAGCAAGAGTTGTAGCTTATAATACTGATTATGTAGATGAAGCTGAACTTCCAGATACTATCTGGGGTTTTTTAGATGAAGAATGGCAAGGTAGAATTGGCTGGGCACCAACTAATGGTTCTTTTCAGGCTTTTGTAACTGCTTTAAGAGTATTAGAAGGAGAAGAAAGAGCTGAAGAATGGCTGCGGGGGATTGTTGCCAATCAACCTCGAGAATATAGAAATAATACTACCACAGTTGATGCTGTAGGTAGAGGAGAAGTTCATATTGGGTTTGCAAATCACTATTATTTATTCCGTTTTATTGCAGAACAGGGAGAAGATTTTCCGGTTAGACATTTATATACAGAAAATGATGCTGGAGCAATGATCAATATCGCCGGTATTGGTGTATTAGATGTTGCAAGAGATAATGAAGCTATTAATAGCTTTCTCGAATTTATTTTAAGAGAGGATGTTCAGGAATACTTTATTAAAGCAAATAGTGAATATCCTGTTATTGAGGACTTAAGTATTGATGATCCTTTAATTGTTCCTTTAGAAGAGATTAATGCACCTGATATTGATTTAAGTAATTTAGAAGACTTAGAAGGAACTTTAGATTTACTATTTGATGTAGGAGTTTTATAA
- a CDS encoding DegV family protein yields the protein MKEKIAVVTDSTSDLRKDDLLKYGINSMPLKVIYSDRQYEDRVDITPAEVYNNMEKEVPTTSMPSPQEIEDLYSKLREEGYTHIISIHISAGLSATYSNCKMVADQIEGIEVKVIDSKMLSMALGRLVLYAKKIVDKGQYSFAEIVEMVEKKKEKIEVFFVVETLKYLKKGGRIGKVSGTIGQLLNIKPIISIDEDGVYYTFDKVRGRGRSLKKFFQIIKSRTDQSKEYSVDVMHAAAEEEGQKLLEKIKVLPEVKESYFGEISPVMVVHTGPGLIGVVLSELDE from the coding sequence ATGAAGGAAAAAATTGCAGTTGTTACAGATAGTACTTCTGACTTGCGAAAAGATGATTTGTTAAAGTATGGTATTAATTCTATGCCTTTAAAGGTTATTTACAGTGATCGACAGTATGAAGATAGAGTGGATATTACTCCAGCAGAAGTATATAATAATATGGAAAAAGAGGTTCCAACAACATCAATGCCTTCCCCTCAAGAAATAGAAGATCTTTATTCAAAATTAAGAGAAGAAGGTTATACCCATATTATCTCTATTCATATTTCGGCTGGTCTTTCAGCAACTTACAGTAATTGTAAAATGGTGGCAGATCAAATTGAAGGGATTGAGGTTAAGGTCATAGATTCAAAAATGCTTTCTATGGCACTGGGAAGATTAGTTTTATATGCCAAAAAAATAGTTGATAAAGGTCAATATAGCTTTGCAGAAATAGTAGAAATGGTGGAAAAAAAGAAAGAAAAAATAGAAGTGTTTTTTGTTGTTGAAACATTAAAGTATCTCAAAAAAGGTGGTAGAATTGGCAAAGTTTCAGGAACAATTGGTCAGCTTTTAAATATTAAACCAATTATTTCTATTGATGAGGATGGAGTATATTATACTTTTGATAAAGTTAGAGGACGCGGTCGTTCTTTAAAAAAGTTTTTCCAAATTATCAAAAGCAGAACAGACCAAAGCAAAGAATACTCGGTTGATGTTATGCATGCAGCAGCAGAAGAAGAAGGGCAAAAGCTTTTAGAAAAAATAAAAGTGCTACCAGAAGTAAAAGAATCTTATTTTGGTGAAATTAGTCCTGTGATGGTTGTTCATACTGGTCCAGGTTTAATTGGAGTTGTGCTTAGTGAATTAGATGAGTGA
- a CDS encoding coenzyme F420-0:L-glutamate ligase, protein MRTVGTQVRGIRAPIIKEGDDLADIVVDSLQKSWQSEGYELKDKDVVAITESLLARAQGNYINLDDIAEEINEIFADSVGIVFPILSRNRFSMILKGIAKTKKKIYLQLSYPNDEVGNPLLDSQKLYELDINPYTDVIDEELYYKEFGGFKHPFTGINYVDLYKEIAQETEIEIIAANQPKSILKYTKQVIAADIHTRERTKKLLEKAGAETVISLADICNKDKGGGYNPDYGLLGSNKASDYELKLFPRLGQEFVDKVHEKLKKLTNKNIEVMIYGDGAFKDPQAKIWELADPVVSPAYTSGLEGTPNEVKLKYLADNDFKNLKGEKLLNAVKEEITEKGDDLRADIKSQGTTPRRLTDLLGSLSDLVSGSGDKGTPIVLIQGYFDNLADD, encoded by the coding sequence ATGAGAACAGTTGGAACTCAAGTAAGAGGTATTAGAGCTCCTATAATTAAAGAAGGTGACGATTTAGCAGATATTGTTGTTGATTCTCTGCAAAAATCATGGCAGAGTGAAGGCTATGAGCTAAAAGATAAGGATGTAGTAGCGATAACAGAATCGCTTTTAGCAAGAGCACAGGGCAATTACATAAACTTAGATGATATTGCTGAAGAAATAAATGAAATATTTGCAGATTCTGTTGGGATAGTATTCCCTATTTTAAGTAGAAATCGTTTTTCAATGATTCTTAAAGGTATTGCTAAAACTAAAAAAAAGATTTATTTGCAGTTAAGCTATCCTAATGATGAGGTGGGAAATCCACTTTTAGACAGTCAAAAACTTTATGAGCTTGATATAAATCCATATACTGATGTGATTGATGAAGAATTATATTACAAGGAATTTGGTGGTTTTAAACATCCTTTTACAGGTATAAATTATGTAGATCTATATAAAGAGATTGCTCAAGAAACCGAAATAGAGATCATTGCAGCAAACCAGCCTAAAAGTATTTTAAAATATACAAAACAGGTTATTGCAGCTGATATCCATACCAGAGAAAGAACCAAAAAACTTTTAGAAAAAGCCGGTGCAGAAACTGTAATCAGTTTAGCCGATATCTGTAATAAAGATAAAGGTGGGGGTTATAATCCAGATTATGGACTTTTAGGGTCTAATAAAGCTTCAGATTATGAGTTGAAGCTATTTCCACGTTTAGGACAGGAATTTGTTGATAAAGTACATGAGAAATTAAAAAAACTAACAAATAAGAATATAGAAGTTATGATATACGGTGATGGTGCTTTTAAGGATCCTCAGGCGAAAATATGGGAACTTGCTGACCCGGTTGTTTCTCCTGCCTATACCTCCGGTCTTGAAGGTACACCAAATGAGGTAAAATTAAAATATTTAGCTGATAATGACTTTAAGAATTTAAAAGGAGAAAAACTTCTTAATGCTGTAAAAGAAGAAATAACTGAAAAAGGAGATGATTTGAGAGCTGATATTAAATCTCAGGGAACTACTCCCAGGCGTTTAACAGATCTTCTAGGTAGCTTATCTGATCTAGTTAGTGGCAGTGGTGACAAAGGAACTCCTATTGTTTTAATTCAGGGATATTTTGATAATCTGGCTGATGACTAA
- a CDS encoding BMC domain-containing protein, which yields MKKNALGIIDTKGYVGAVVGADVCTKAANVKLTSCEKTTGGLVTVEIRGDVGAVTASINAASSAIPKVGNLVATHVIPRPSDQLERILGGIKEDLKKHKETGQTIKRDLKEPESETSEPDQNEQELREKLWDMKVVELRSLARDTENIAMTNNEIKFARKAELVDALAEANPDLSDE from the coding sequence ATGAAAAAAAATGCACTTGGAATCATAGATACTAAAGGATATGTTGGTGCAGTTGTTGGAGCTGATGTCTGTACAAAAGCTGCCAATGTTAAACTGACCTCATGTGAAAAAACAACCGGTGGATTAGTTACAGTAGAAATCAGGGGAGATGTTGGTGCAGTAACTGCTTCTATTAATGCTGCAAGTTCTGCCATCCCAAAAGTTGGGAATTTAGTTGCAACTCATGTCATTCCCAGGCCATCTGATCAATTAGAAAGAATTTTAGGTGGGATCAAAGAAGATTTAAAAAAACACAAAGAAACTGGACAAACTATTAAGCGTGATTTAAAAGAGCCTGAATCAGAAACTAGTGAGCCTGACCAAAACGAGCAGGAGTTAAGAGAAAAACTTTGGGATATGAAAGTTGTAGAACTGCGCTCTCTTGCCAGAGATACAGAGAACATTGCAATGACTAATAATGAGATAAAATTTGCCAGGAAAGCAGAACTTGTTGATGCTCTTGCAGAAGCCAATCCAGATTTAAGTGATGAGTAA
- the eutL gene encoding ethanolamine utilization microcompartment protein EutL has translation MRDDPLRAEVLSVQLIPNVNDALKEKLNLEAGHRSIGLITCDIDDVGYTALDEATKKASVDIVYAKSFYAGADNATTKLAGEFIGIMAGPSPAEVNSGLDAAVDFIENGACFYSANEDDSICYYNHCVSRTGSFLSAEAGVPKGQALAYLIAPPIEALFALDAALKSANVELVTFYGPPSETNFGGALLTGSQSACQAACNAFANAVKSVADKPCNY, from the coding sequence ATGAGAGATGATCCCTTACGCGCCGAAGTTTTAAGTGTACAGTTAATACCTAATGTTAATGATGCTTTAAAAGAAAAACTTAATTTAGAAGCCGGCCATAGGAGTATTGGCTTAATTACCTGTGATATAGATGATGTAGGATATACTGCCTTAGATGAAGCAACAAAAAAAGCCTCAGTAGATATAGTTTATGCTAAATCATTTTATGCAGGTGCTGATAATGCAACAACTAAATTAGCTGGAGAGTTTATTGGTATTATGGCAGGTCCAAGTCCAGCAGAAGTTAATAGTGGACTTGATGCCGCAGTTGATTTTATAGAAAATGGTGCCTGTTTTTATAGTGCTAATGAAGATGACAGCATTTGTTATTATAACCATTGTGTTTCTAGAACTGGAAGCTTTTTATCTGCAGAAGCCGGTGTCCCAAAAGGTCAGGCGCTTGCATATTTAATTGCCCCACCTATAGAAGCTTTATTTGCACTTGATGCCGCTTTAAAATCAGCCAATGTAGAACTGGTTACTTTTTATGGACCTCCCTCAGAAACAAACTTTGGTGGAGCTTTATTAACTGGTAGTCAATCTGCCTGTCAGGCAGCCTGTAATGCTTTTGCCAATGCAGTAAAATCAGTAGCAGACAAACCATGTAATTACTAA